In the genome of Siniperca chuatsi isolate FFG_IHB_CAS linkage group LG14, ASM2008510v1, whole genome shotgun sequence, the window AAGGCCTCTAAATGTGTCAAGGATATGAAAGCAGACAAGTGCACCAAGGATAACTGAggcattaaatgttaaaataaacacCAACATTAGCATCTCGTCCAACTGCCAAAACATGCGGTGCAGCAGATGAAGTTACATGAGGTGCCTGGGAGaatatgtgtaagtgtgtttctTTGGTGAAAGAAAAGGCCGAGGCAGATACAGTAGGCTATTCACAGATACAATGTCCATGCTGTGCATTTTCATCTCTGCCTGGACTAGTGGATTCATGCTTCAAATTTGGAAGTGGCAACTGTGCTTTTATTGGTGGCACCTTGTCCATTTTTGGCACAGGCTAAGCTGCGGCTTCTAGCTCGGTACTCCAAAACACGGTGCTGAGAGGTTCATGGACTGTCCTGAGGGGCCCTCTGACagagaggtggtggtggggggggggactaGACTGACACCAGGGGCTGATAGCAGGACTAGAAACctaacacacatttgcacactcAAAAGGAGCTGAAAGGAGGACAAAGCCTGAGGGTCTCAGTAGGGAATCCATCCTTGGAAAGATGGATTTCAAAGTAGAGGCACCTCGCTCTCTCTTCCCTTCCCTCCcttatctcctcctctttcttcatccCTCTGTCAGCACTGCAAGGTGAAAAAATGACCTGCTGCAATCAGGAAAAAATgtcagctacacacacacatgcatatacacacacatgcactacaGGCAAGAAGTGGGCACTCACACGTTCTTTTCGCTAACCTCTCCATGCAGGGCACAACAGTATCCAGTTAATGTGTATTATCAGGCATAACTTCTATGCCAGTTTCGGCAATCACATCGTCCAGGTAAACCACatacacaaaaagtgaggaaATACTGTATCCCACTAACACAACATATTTTTATAGTTGGTGGTGTAAGCATCCTACTGCTTGAATGCAGTTTACCTAAATTTCTGTGCTGTTGCCATGACAGAGAAAGATGGtgcaagtgaaaaataaaagagagaacCAGTTGGGTACACAgatgaaggaaaacaaacagggtCATGtaagaaactgaaaactgaCCTCCTGCATATGAACATGTCGTGGACACAGACCTggcacaagcacaaacacacacatttatgtgaGAGAATCCTAATTATAGCCTTTAACAATAATGCTGGCAGCTCTCTAATTGCCAATTAACTCAGGGCCACTGCTGTTATCTCTCAATCGCTCCAGCCTCTCTGCTTTGCCCCCTACTCCTCCAGGATAGGAGGGAGTTTTACTCCTTCCTTTGCTCTTTGCGTTTGCAGACCCAAACCAAAGCTGTGCTTAATTTGTTGTAGTTCTTTCGAAAAGCAGTGCAACACCAAGGGACATGACAATAACTAAATGGTTATCGTTTTGTGTCACCACTACAGAATTGTCTGAGCTCCTACTTGTCCTGGCTGGTCTGCATTCTACTCAGCTGCCACTAAATCACCTTAACCCTCTCTTAAGAACAAAGACACAACAACCCATtatgaacacagacacacacacagacacacacacacacagactaagcCACTAAATCACAGAGAGCAAATGTGACAGGATAGCTAATCTAACTGTAAACACATTTGCAGTTAATCCTGAAACAGAAAAAGCCCTTAGAAAACACATAATAGTaatgggaagaaaaaaacaaattcatctctggagagacagaaagctTGAGGTGAGAGAATGActgttcagtttaattcaaaataACCCAAACTCACATTTAAActtgcaaatacacaaacactcaaagCTGGGGGTTGAGTTGTCTGCACCCTTATCACCACCCCATTGAGCAGATGTAGAGTTGTTAGTAAAAGTGCACACACATGACTATATACATTTTGCATTGAACCATTAGCAGACAAAGTTTCAATCTATAATTGATATTCCTCGGgtgaaaaaacatgaaaaacccATAAAAAAGAGAGATCCATTCTGGAGCGAAACATTGTCAGATAAcagttaaatacaaatatttggaTTGGAGGTGATGTGTAGTGTAGATGTTACTGCTGTAAAGTTTTAccttacatactgtatttacaacAGCAATAGCACAATGTtacatatgtttttatgtgtttctttctttcgcATACACATGCATGAAATAATGAGTCCTATTCATCATGTAAGAGTATAAAACGTCTGAAGGACTAGGATAAGGAACATAATGGTAAATGTGGCAACGTATTTCTCTTTTAAGTAGGCTGCTTAGTATTTCAGAAGAGATCTCCCTGAGAAAATACTGAATAGAGGGCAGGGTGGTGGTAGGGATGGGGAGATGGCCTACTGAGCGAGTAAACCAGGGAAGGAGGAGGATTGGAGTGGACAGGAAAAAGGAGGTATTAAGGGCAGTTATATCATGAAATGGCTTGGGTCTTAGCACTAAGGGGTAATGAGTAAATAGCTCTGTCTATATTAATTTCTCTCAACCTGtttcttttcaaatgtataAGCACCTGGTCTTTTCCTTTGATCAATGTCATTTGCCAGAGATAGGAAAGGTTAAAAGGATCAGTGGTTTTATAGCTAACCTCTCTTTTTCATTACATTGGCTGCATTTACTATTATCCCGACCAGACAAATCACAGCAAATATCAAAGCTGTAATGACAAGGTTTATAAACCCTATATTCACACAGTGTCAAAGTAATATTTCCGTATCATTGAAATGGTCTCAGTTAGTCTCTGTGATTAGCTTCCTGACCTTCAGACCAAGTctagagtgaatcaaaacaaaagtcacaaaGGTGTTGTGTTTGAGCATTTGTTTAACCATGCACACAGGAGAAACACTGTATCTGAGGAAATACTAAACTTTTCAGCCAGTAAATAGTATTCATGTCCTCcaaaacaacaactgtaatGTTTTCTCAGTCCTCAATCATCGTAGACTACAAGATCTTCAATGAAATTGGTGTGATAGCAAGtccaaaaaaaacataactggaaagtaatattttgtgttatttgttgttAGAACATGAAGATGATATTTAGAGTGTGTCTGTTCGAAGGCCTCCTGTATTTTCTATGTAATAGCAAAAAAACAATTACGGGAAGTTTGAGTGTGTATTctcatttttcaaataattttagTGAGTTGTTCAGTGTGAGTATAGAGTGAGCTGGTAGAGGTTCAGCATCGTGCTCAAAAAAGCCTCCGGAGGAATGACTACACACTCTTTTTTTGGGACTCCAGCCAGTGATATTACAATAAAAAGGACACTTCCTCTAACCACaacctttaaatgtatttacattaatttcccTCTCATTAAAGTTGTGTTAGGTCATCAAGTAATGTGGTATTTGGCTCTAGAAAAGAAGACAGGCTAAGCCTATTAGCTTACTCTTATCTGCATGACTTACTGACACTGTATCATGTCACATGTTAGTTTCTGTGAAAATATGTTAATTCCTTAGCCGACCTGGATCTGGTCGACCAGTCACAAccatttatctaatatggggcagGTTTGATATGATGACCGTACAGAGGAGAGCCTTTGGGGCATTTTTGTAAACAAccaagatggctgctgctgatgtggaaCATTCTGTTATACAAACTGGACGGTATATTTTCTctaaaagaagaacaaacaacTGCAACAAAGCTTTTGTTGATAAGAAAGATGTGTTTGCTGTACTTCAAACAGGATTTGGTAAAAGATTAATTTACCAAATGGCCCTACTGGTCGCCAAAAACATGGAGCACAGTGAAAATCCAGTGGCTATTGTTGTTTCTCCGTTGGTGGAACAGATCAGGGAAGCAACCAAACTATGAATCACTGCCTTGCAGCTCAGAGTTGCTCTGACTGGTTCAATTGTGTCcggaggcattttggtctgcgcccgTTGATAACGCCCCTTGGGAATCGAAAATGAACTGTAAGGTTTCAGACTAATTTGCATTTGTGAATTGGTCTGGCGATTTCAGGCTACTAATTACTCACAAATTCCTTATTGAATCAGAAGAACAGCTCTCAAAAAAAGAGGTCCAGAAGTGTGTTAAGAGGGAAAtaaaactaactaaactaaaaggTAAAATGGAGGGTGAACTGAGAACTGAGACTagaatgaaaagagaaatgttGAGTATTCTGATATGTCTGACAACAAATTGGCATAAAAGAGACCTTCTCTTGCTCCTACTATCATTAAAGGGGAGCCTGTGACAGCAGTCCAGCAGTACAAATACTTGGGGACTATCCTGGATAATAAATTTACCTAATttcgttgtacaaccttgtgttgtaaaatgataaataaattaccttgtaccttgatGCAAACACTGATGTTATCTAGAAAAAGGAAAACCAAAGATTGAAGGAAGCTCAGAAGTCATAATGTTGACAAGTCTCTGTTGAAAGTGTTCTTTACTTCTTTTATTAAGTCAGTTTTAGCATTTGCTATGATCTTTTGGTGTGCTGTAAAGTCACTGATGTAAATTTAAATGATCTTTGCCACTGGTATCAAGTCAGAGGCACACAGAAAGCTCAGGTCATCTGATTGGACCCTTTATATAGTTTAATTTGCTTCCATCACCTAGaggtgacacaaacagatacaTGAGGTTTTTTATTCCATCAGCTATtggctttttaaacaaaatatgatttaGCTCATGACAAGCTGTGGACATGATACGGTgcccctttttttccctttactttctcttatttattatttttccactAATCTCTGATGGTTTTTGGTGACAAGTGACAATAACAACAGTGACGTTGGCACTAACCTGTGtagttgtgtttatttgtatagacattatatgtatatattgtatggattgccatttttattcattgttgtatttaatattgactACTACTAACTGCCCAATTAAAGCTTTACTCTACAGTAACAAATATACATTGAAACTGCATAGATTAAAATACTAAtatttttcttaaacaaatgcaaatctGTAACCTTTAAACTTGTTTGCAATTTAAGACAATAATATGAGAATAATATAACATTCTCTGAAGCTATGAAGTCTGTAGGAGTTCAAATAATGACACTGTGCAAAGTAAATAAGCCTAGTGACCTGCATGCATGACTACAGTCAGGCAAAAGAAATCTACGGTGTGGCAGCTGTAGCGCCTAAATCTGCCGCCTAAAGCTGTGGTGgattttcaaactttttacaGTGAAACTAAAGTATGTCCCATTTCCTCTTCCATTTGAAGGTCCAATAGCTGCCACCAGACAggaaataatgcaaataaatggAATGAGAGGACTGATGCGGTGATCAGTGCTATATGTTATGAATGGGTGCTATGCGTGTGATGGCTCTGATGACTGGGATTGGAAATAGTATATGATCTCTACATGTTTTACCCTAGTGACAACGTGCTAGTGTCACTTTTGGGCTAAATGACCTCAGAGACAAGTCCCATCGGATGTCAAATAACATGTCAAAATTTGTACACCAGTTTAGAAAAGCACAACCTGCTTGCACTTACTGCATACAGTAAAAGACAGGATGACAGGTGATTGATTTTTATCAAGTGATACTAGCACTGTTGAACTGGTTTATTGGCTATTATAATGTTTGTAGACAGATCATAAGAGTTGGCCCCCAACAATGTTTTGATATTAATGAAGAATCCTAATCTGAAATTGTTGTTTCTGCTTCAGGTACCATGAAAGtctttatttttgattaattgtatttattgttttaaatttgatttgaaataCTGCATTCTAATGAGTAGAACTTGACAAACAGTAGAATATTGTGAGGTCATTGTGTGTTCACAACACTCCGGGCATCAGTTCTTGAGAAGACAAAAGACAAGACACTTCCGAGAGAAGTaagtttttgtcatttcaacGATGAACCACTACTGTTTGAGAGTCATGGATTCCAAATCGTGGCCAACTTTAAGCACTGTTCAGTGCCGGGCCTCCAGTAGACACCTGGGTAAGTAGACAAAATTCTTGCAAAAACTGCTCTTACTTGTTAATTCATATGATTTAGCTGGTAGGTCAATGATGACTAATTCTGGTACTTACTGCTTGTGTACTTAAGTCATTCAGACAGTAGATAATGTAGTAGATTACATTCAGCACATGCAGCAAACAAAATtatctttttctgttgttgcagGACGCCCCACTGACCCCATGATTTACGCAGTGGAAGAATGCAGATCAGAAGGAAGCAAGAAGACCTTCAAGAAAAACTCTGAGGAGAGTCTTGAAAGAGCCAGCAAGAGGAGCAGGACGAGTCATAGTCCCTCCGAGGGCTGCAGTCAGATATTCAGTTGGCCTTCATCAAGTGACGACGCTGCCAGTTCTTCCTCAGCGTACACTTCCCCAATTGACAGCACAGGTTAGATGAGATAGAAATTATTCATTATATCTGTGTTCTATTAAgtaaatgctaaactaaaagGCTAGATTCAGTCAAATCTCAGTAAGAGGGTATTATGGTAAGTTGAACCCATTCACCAAAGGCCAGAGTCAGCAACTAAAGTTGATACTTTAAACTTGATTCTCAGTTAAGTCAAAACATATATAGCAAAGTTATCTGAAATCAGACTGAACTTTATGAAATATTCAGATTAGTAAAATCatccaaacattttaaaaggtctGAGTGGTCCACAGATAAATGTGTTTGATCAGCCTGAATACCAATGTGCACAGTTTGCTATTAACTCCTCACATTCATATCTCAACTGTGAATCCAGCTGATTGTCACACTGGCTCAGGAGAAACCCCAAGCATCTCTGGATCCAGCAATGGAGCTGTGTTGGGTACTGGGAAGATAAAGACCAGCATCCACAGGAAGTCCACTTCTGATGAGAGTGAAGAGGGGCcaaggaagagaaaagagaaccCCAGTTCTGCTGAGGACTGCACTCAGACCTTCAGTTCCTCTTTCTCCACTGAGAGCAAAAAGAGGAAGTCTGAGAAGACAGAGGGACCCAGGAAGAGGAGTAGAAAGACCCCCAGACACCAGGCCACCACTGAGGCCTCCTCCAGTGACAAACCTGGCACCTCCTCATCAGCAAACAATGCCCCACCTGACAGCAGAGGTTAGATGGGATAGAAATACTTGAGTTTACTCTTCAGTGCCCTTCACTCTTCACTATTCAACCAGTGAGGACTGTTGTATAATGTCTAATGTGGATCTGGAGGGAGTTCTCCAAAGTCTGATAAAATAACCCTGATGTTTGAAAGAAATGGGCATTAAGGAGGTGCTAGtgaattgcattatgggaagtgtgggatccagtgtttttggagcttgacccatattTGGGTGCTTTCTTGCTAGAAAGTTAGATGAGACttgagtgagctttagagatgttggtaataggattttgttatctttggacagttTCAGGCTAGTTGtatccccctgcttccagtctttatgctaagctaagctaatcagctgctggctcAAATGTCCAAAAGCTCAAACTATTATTTTAAGCCTCAGTCTTTGGTGTTGGATTCATATTGGAAATTGGactcaaatttaaataaatacaagttaTTATTAGGGGTTAGTTTAAATAAGTGTAATCAATGAAAGTTGTATGATcaagctgtttctgtttgtattttgtttctgcAGCTGCCTTTGAGGCCAAGTATGAGGAGGAGGAACTGCTGGGTGAAGGAGGCTTCGGGTCAGTCTTCGCTGGCCACCGCAAAGACGACAATCTGCCTGTAAGACTTATATACATGccatacagcacacacacacacacaatctgatTCATGTATCAACTCTGTACATAGTATAAGCTAAGCAAATGTCTGTTTCCGTCCTGTAGGTGGCCATAAAACATATCCCCCAGTTTGACATTACACGCACATCAGTGGTAAGCGATTTGTTCTTTGTCCTAATGCAAACAATAATCTATATTATTTAAATCATTTGAGTAACATTTCTtgacatttctctttttatatGGAGTACAAATGGAGCATATATGCATGTTCCTCTTGTACCTAATACAATCTCAACAGCTGGAATACTGTTTacttttgtatatatgtatacatgaaGGTttcaagtgttttctttttttcctctttcactctGTGTATAAAGTTTCTGGATGGGAAAATTAGCATGATCCCTCTGGAGGTGGCACTGCTGCTGAAAGtcaaaccagcagcagcagggagcaGTGCAGCCATAACCCTGCTGGACTGGTATGATCTGGACTatgagctgattctcatcctaGAGAGACCAGTCCCCTGCTTGGACCTGATAGAGTATATGAACTATAGAGGGTCCACCTTGCAGGAGCACGAGGCTAAAGTAAGTAGCTGATGgcatgtgtgtttccatgtttctgtatgtgtgtccacGCCCTCCATGTCACACAGTCTacatgtctctttctctctccctcagacCATAGCAAAACAGCTGGTTGATGCTCTCATAGAGGTCCACTCCAGGGGTGTATTCCATGGGGACATCAAGCTGGACAACATTCTCATTGAAACCGATTCTGATGTCCCACGTATCAGGCTTATTGACTTTGGCTGTGGCACATTTCTGTCAGAGGGGATATACACTACAAAACAAGGTAGGCTGTCTTACTTATAGTCCTGTTCTCTGAGCCAACCCAGTATCTCTGTCTTCTAACACCGTCCCTCACCATTaaactttgtctctttttgtggCTATGTGTATTCTAGCAACCTATATGTACACCACCCCTGAGTGGTTCCTGGATGGGTGGTACAGGGCCGAACCAACTACGGTATGGCAACTCGGTGTAGTGCTGTTTGCAATACTGCATGGATATCTCCCCTTCAGCAACAGCACTGAGATCGTCTATGGAAACCCTGACATTAGTAACAGGCTTTCCTTCGGtaagtcaaacacacacacatacaatagaatcaagcacacacagaaacctaCACAGCAGTGTTTGTATTAaaaccaagcggcaacctctgGGTCTTTAAAGTGAGGCCAATGCAGACGTGCCTAATACCTGCATTCTCTCTAATAGTCAGCAGGGGGTGACTCCACTGGTTGAAAAAAGAAGTCCGATTGTATAGAAGTCAATGAGATaatgaccctacttctcacttgatttattacctcagtaaacactttcctaatgagtttatggtctcaattgctagtttcaagtcttcttaaatacagcatgatgttcattttgtaaattagagtaaaatagacgataaagcagggtatgctttagggcgtgGCTACCTTATGATTGACAAGTCGCTACCACGGTGACCTGTCACTAAGAATAGAGGCGATGTGTATCCACtacactgtgtacatttaactggccgtgaacttgtttttggatgctgtctgtgttttcgtTTACTAATTTTGACCCTTTTACAGTGTCTTTTCAGTTtatgaaagttaattgtaacattttggtcacctaaaaatgtcttgttcagtgTTCGGTTATAGTAAAAGCACTCTAAGGAGTTGCCTGTTCATTTTTtccagtaagtacattttgtttaaagcCTGTTTttccaaaattagcatcccaattaatatcacagttaacgtgaattacggatgcaccttgctaaccaagctagctagctccacCCTCTCATCCAAATATGGCCACTTCTGGCTCCAACaaaccaagatggcgacagccaaaatgccaaacacaaGGCTTCAAAAAGGTattccacaaaccaatgggtgacatCACGGTGGCtatgtccacttcttttatacagtctgatTAAAACGTGAttcctgtttgtctgtccaGACTGCCAGGGTTTTCTCTTGAGCTGTCTGATTAAGGGCCCAGAGGCCCGACCCACCCTGGAGACACTTAAGCAACTCCCCTGGCTGATATGATACAGACTGGAACACTCAGGACCACAGATGGACCTTCAGCTCCCCTTCGTCCAGGATCAGATCAATGCTCTTGTATTTCCCATGTGTGGCTCCCATTGCATCCTCTTTGAAGCAGTAAGAAGTGAGACTGAGGCCAGTGGCCACAATGTCTATGTTGAAGCCGGCAGCTAATCTAGATGAGTTGCTGCCTTCAACATGGACTCAGCCACTGTCATTGTGTCAGTCTTCATCTTTGACACAGCTACTGCTTCAAACACCCAGCTGTCCGTACAGAGGGGATCTCTCTTTGAATTGCCTCTCCCGAGGTTTCTCCTCACCTTCTTAGAGAGCTTGGGCTGGGTTGGAAGCTTAATGAAAGGGGCCTGAGCTATTCTACATATAGGgctaatcaataaatcaatcaaatatataataatctCCCTCCATAAAAACTTGAcacaataataatttatttgtacTATTACATCTTAATGTTTTAAGGAGGGGCTgctgtattggattgcattagattctACAGGTGTTCATCATATGGTATCTGTAAGTAGCAGTTAGGCTCAGCAGGACACTAGCTAGCTCCCACATTCAGTGTTGGTTGTGCAGTGATGTAGTGGCCACATTTGGAACTACAGGTCATGTGATACAGAAAGACTATTTGCCAGTCACTTGTCTTTACCAAAGTAAGTGCTGGAAAAAGATTAAGAAGCTCTAAGCAACAGCcacaaataatgataaaaaacgTGTTAATCAGAGTTGCTAAAATGACAAAGGAGGACTGACTTTCAGTACAGTGTACCATAGGGAAGAGTTCAGCATGTAGTGGCCCGAAGTCATTTGGTGTTGCAATGAATTCTGAAACTTTGCCTTACTGGGATACATCAAAACTTTTAGCACATTAAAATGACAAGAATGTACCATCAAATAATCATTGTAATGTAAATAGCAAATTAAGGCTGTTTAATAAATTTATCAGATGAGTAACACAGCTTAAAAATTCAAGTTTCAAgggtttatttgtcacatgctcATACAATATGTGTGGCGAAATGCACAGTGGCATACTCTTGAGACTGTGCCTTAAAGTCTAGTTACTGtaatgtagtaataataataataataagaagaagagtAAAAatgagaattaaaaaaataaatgtaaaggaTAAAAATTCCAAGATAAAAAGCACATCATAGTTGTAAGGAAAAGAATACAATCATATTTTGTACACTCAAGTGTAAATATGCAAGTGCACAGGGCAGTGCAAAGGATTCATAGAGAACAATGTGTTAAACAAGGCCGAGGATATACAGTCAGAGGTCATCCTAAATTCCTCACTGTCCTTTCATCAGAAGAGACATGTCTCACAGATAATGACAAGATCATTTTCTAACAGCAACAATTTTGTTAACACTAGAACCACCAACAGGTAAAATTAACCCATGGCTGTTTTTTGATTGTATGTAACTatgtttcaatacaatattcaagtccCCCAGTCTTTAACTTGTCCTAAAAGTGTGTCATGTAACACGccctattgttaaaaaaaaaaagttaagatAAAGCcagataatttttttaaaaatgggcaTTTTCATTGGGtaaaaatttattttgaattttggaatTGATATGAATTATTTCTTTTCAGTAAagttctttttttgtcagttcttCACATGTAGCtggcattacatttttttcctggAACTCCTATCAGAGCAACACCTCCTTAAGCTCAAACCTGCAAGTTTGCAGCTTCTTCACAATTAGCTGGATCATGACCAGTGTTCATGTCATCAACAAAGTAACCTTTGAAAATGAGAACTATggtgaaatgaataaaaaaataaatcagtagtAAATACTTTAGTAGAATTTTGAGTTCAAGACTTCTTGAGTTGTATTCAGGCCTGAATTGATTAACTGTTAaccaatatattaaaataatttagctCCAAATTTTTAtcttctttaagtttgtattcaacataataccttattatgtcaatgaaatgtactgaaacaaatgtatatgaGACACGAAAAGGCAattcatttatgtatttcttttagCCGGTGGATTTTTGATGTTTGCTAAAGGAATATTACTATGTTACCTTTGTTTTAGCTGCTCATACAGTATCAAGCTAAACCCAGACACTGTTGTAGtgaacaatttaaaatatttttactaaCTGCAGGTGCCAAAATTAACAATGATCATGACTCACTTTTCAAGTTGAACCTGAAACATTAAGTCATGTTCAGATAtaaaattattcttattatggacattaatagaaaaatgtgatataattcTGACAAATCATCAAGGTCTATTGATGTAATTATCACAATTTCATTTATACAATGAAATCAGcaaactataaaaaacacaaaacaatacaaattagTTTGATATATTCAACTACGTgtttctaaatgttaacattaatGCAGTGAttctcaaacattttcttttgggACCCCTTTTGTGGAAAATGATAGTTGGGGGTAGGCTAGTCacaataactacttttgttggacgatatattgCCCCACAAATAATTGCAACATATgaaattattgtcattttaagactaTTTTCtgccactgatataatgataagcataataatgcaagtacaccctttaaattaacttaaaattcTTAAGAATATTCAgacattggaaaaaaaaaaattaaaacatcctaaataaaaacaaataaaaatcaaacaactaaaacaatatataaaattgaCTCTTGGACTCTGTTAACAAAAATTGCACTTTGTACAAATACATATTACACAACTAAATACACATTTGGCACAGGGGTAGGCTATAGAGTCATTCATTCCTTAACAGGCAATATAGTAATGGCAGGGAAAACcatgctgtttattctggcatcatgttggccacaatgttggtgacatttttatttataaaaaaaaaaaaaaaaaaacacatcacaatgggcaatatcgaggtcagcaaaaatggtTGAGGTCATGTCAATATACAATAAATTGACATTATGACAGGTGATaattacatattgtatatatcGTACGTCGATAACGTA includes:
- the LOC122888745 gene encoding serine/threonine-protein kinase pim-2-like isoform X1, translating into MNHYCLRVMDSKSWPTLSTVQCRASSRHLGRPTDPMIYAVEECRSEGSKKTFKKNSEESLERASKRSRTSHSPSEGCSQIFSWPSSSDDAASSSSAYTSPIDSTADCHTGSGETPSISGSSNGAVLGTGKIKTSIHRKSTSDESEEGPRKRKENPSSAEDCTQTFSSSFSTESKKRKSEKTEGPRKRSRKTPRHQATTEASSSDKPGTSSSANNAPPDSRAAFEAKYEEEELLGEGGFGSVFAGHRKDDNLPVAIKHIPQFDITRTSVFLDGKISMIPLEVALLLKVKPAAAGSSAAITLLDWYDLDYELILILERPVPCLDLIEYMNYRGSTLQEHEAKTIAKQLVDALIEVHSRGVFHGDIKLDNILIETDSDVPRIRLIDFGCGTFLSEGIYTTKQATYMYTTPEWFLDGWYRAEPTTVWQLGVVLFAILHGYLPFSNSTEIVYGNPDISNRLSFVNVNYGCTLLTKLASSTLSSKYGHFWLQQTKMATAKMPNTRLQKDCQGFLLSCLIKGPEARPTLETLKQLPWLI
- the LOC122888745 gene encoding serine/threonine-protein kinase pim-2-like isoform X2, translated to MNHYCLRVMDSKSWPTLSTVQCRASSRHLGRPTDPMIYAVEECRSEGSKKTFKKNSEESLERASKRSRTSHSPSEGCSQIFSWPSSSDDAASSSSAYTSPIDSTADCHTGSGETPSISGSSNGAVLGTGKIKTSIHRKSTSDESEEGPRKRKENPSSAEDCTQTFSSSFSTESKKRKSEKTEGPRKRSRKTPRHQATTEASSSDKPGTSSSANNAPPDSRAAFEAKYEEEELLGEGGFGSVFAGHRKDDNLPVAIKHIPQFDITRTSVFLDGKISMIPLEVALLLKVKPAAAGSSAAITLLDWYDLDYELILILERPVPCLDLIEYMNYRGSTLQEHEAKTIAKQLVDALIEVHSRGVFHGDIKLDNILIETDSDVPRIRLIDFGCGTFLSEGIYTTKQATYMYTTPEWFLDGWYRAEPTTVWQLGVVLFAILHGYLPFSNSTEIVYGNPDISNRLSFDCQGFLLSCLIKGPEARPTLETLKQLPWLI
- the LOC122888745 gene encoding serine/threonine-protein kinase pim-2-like isoform X4, which translates into the protein MNHYCLRVMDSKSWPTLSTVQCRASSRHLGRPTDPMIYAVEECRSEGSKKTFKKNSEESLERASKRSRTSHSPSEGCSQIFSWPSSSDDAASSSSAYTSPIDSTAAFEAKYEEEELLGEGGFGSVFAGHRKDDNLPVAIKHIPQFDITRTSVFLDGKISMIPLEVALLLKVKPAAAGSSAAITLLDWYDLDYELILILERPVPCLDLIEYMNYRGSTLQEHEAKTIAKQLVDALIEVHSRGVFHGDIKLDNILIETDSDVPRIRLIDFGCGTFLSEGIYTTKQATYMYTTPEWFLDGWYRAEPTTVWQLGVVLFAILHGYLPFSNSTEIVYGNPDISNRLSFVNVNYGCTLLTKLASSTLSSKYGHFWLQQTKMATAKMPNTRLQKDCQGFLLSCLIKGPEARPTLETLKQLPWLI
- the LOC122888745 gene encoding serine/threonine-protein kinase pim-1-like isoform X3; its protein translation is MNHYCLRVMDSKSWPTLSTVQCRASSRHLGRPTDPMIYAVEECRSEGSKKTFKKNSEESLERASKRSRTSHSPSEGCSQIFSWPSSSDDAASSSSAYTSPIDSTADCHTGSGETPSISGSSNGAVLGTGKIKTSIHRKSTSDESEEGPRKRKENPSSAEDCTQTFSSSFSTESKKRKSEKTEGPRKRSRKTPRHQATTEASSSDKPGTSSSANNAPPDSRAAFEAKYEEEELLGEGGFGSVFAGHRKDDNLPVAIKHIPQFDITRTSVFLDGKISMIPLEVALLLKVKPAAAGSSAAITLLDWYDLDYELILILERPVPCLDLIEYMNYRGSTLQEHEAKTIAKQLVDALIEVHSRGVFHGDIKLDNILIETDSDVPRIRLIDFGCGTFLSEGIYTTKQATYMYTTPEWFLDGWYRAEPTTVWQLGVVLFAILHGYLPFSNSTEIVYGNPDISNRLSFASQLISQLT